The following coding sequences lie in one Spinacia oleracea cultivar Varoflay chromosome 1, BTI_SOV_V1, whole genome shotgun sequence genomic window:
- the LOC110787455 gene encoding protein FAR-RED IMPAIRED RESPONSE 1-like isoform X1, whose amino-acid sequence MEGSRTVEERRRRLQLDEVVDNQLDEDSLDEHWDLLGDEDEGDEGEGDESDEGDGHEVDEDVDEDVDDGVEDGNDYEVIDDYDEELDAGDELDEEVFVANDDDLNEDTELDEVVGDLGNVEGGEGRSSAVYSTPIKKTKGTNGPVMAILVVGMSFSSWEVMNNYYRLYGEQQGFGVVCVGGSISSKERKESGKESGKSKSLKSYVWRCECYGRTTYRRVINGKKVTCFEEPMVKKKSKKCNCPVMLYGSRTSENNCVVKTVVNEHMNHNPTPSKSNHISMYRVKKITDVLLKNMENDHDSGTPVAQIFNNLAGRRNGVENIGFSKKDIHNVLNKRMTLRLRDGDAAAMINYLDKMTKDNQNFFHLHRLDKGGKLQDVMWVDARSRAAYQYFGDVVCFDSTYLTNKYELPFSNFVGVNHHGQTILLGCALLSHENAETFVWLFRAWLSCMGGKAPAAIMTDQDAAMRKAIRIVMPMPHTRHRWCMWHIMQKFSRKLGSLTDYPQIKVALPNVIYNSLSPEEFEEGWAEAIKKYKLEVCVDDTNKDTNKDTKQSSKWLQVLYKQRDMWIPAYVKHIFWAGMQTT is encoded by the exons ATGGAGGGAAGCAGGACAGTGGAGGAAAGAAGGAGAAGATTACAACTAGACGAG GTTGTTGATAATCAACTGGATGAAGATTCTTTAGATGAGCATTGGGATTTACTTGGTGATGAGGATGAGGGTGATGAGGGTGAGGGTGATGAGAGTGATGAGGGTGATGGTCATGAGGTTGATGAGGATGTTGATGAAGATGTTGATGATGGGGTTGAAGATGGTAATGATTACGAAGTAATTGATGATTATGATGAGGAACTGGATGCAGGTGATGAATTGGATGAAGAAGTATTTGTGGCAAATGATGATGACCTTAATGAGGATACGGAGTTGGATGAGGTTGTTGGAGATTTAGGTAATGTGGAAGGTGGAGAAGGAAGAAGTTCTGCAGTTTATAGTACCCCTATTAAGAAGACAAAAGGTACAAATGGTCCGGTCATGGCGATCCTTGTTGTTGGTATGAGTTTTAGTAGTTGGGAAGTTATGAATAACTATTATCGTTTGTATGGGGAGCAACAAGGATTTGGTGTAGTTTGTGTTGGTGGAAGTATATCTAGCAAAGAAAGGAAAGAAAGTGGCAAAGAAAGTGGGAAATCAAAATCCCTTAAGAGCTATGTATGGAGATGTGAATGTTATGGGAGAACCACTTACCGGCGCGTGATTAATGGGAAAAAAGTGACTTGTTTTGAAGAACCAATGGTTAAGAAGAAGTCGAAAAAGTGTAATTGCCCTGTGATGTTGTATGGTTCTCGTACCAGTGAGAATAACTGTGTTGTGAAGACTGTTGTAAACGAACACATGAACCATAACCCTACGCCAAGCAAGTCTAATCATATTTCGATGTATAGGGTGAAAAAAATTACAGATGTCTTATTGAAAAATATGGAAAATGATCATGATTCAGGGACGCCCGTTGCACAGATTTTCAACAACTTAGCAGGAAGAAGGAATGGGGTTGAGAATATAGGATTTTCGAAGAAAGATATTCATAATGTTTTGAATAAGAGGATGACACTGAGGCTTAGGGATGGTGATGCTGCAGCAATGATCAACTACTTAGATAAAATGACCAAGGATAACCAAAACTTTTTCCATCTGCACCGGTTAGATAAAGGAGGAAAGTTGCAGGACGTAATGTGGGTGGATGCTCGTAGCAGAGCGGCGTATCAGTATTTTGGTGATGTTGTATGTTTTGACTCGACCTACTTGACAAACAAGTATGAGTTGCCGTTCTCGAATTTTGTGGGGGTAAATCATCATGGGCAAACTATATTGTTAGGATGTGCGTTATTGTCCCATGAAAATGCAGAGACTTTTGTGTGGTTGTTTAGGGCTTGGTTGTCATGTATGGGAGGAAAAGCTCCAGCCGCAATAATGACTGACCAAGATGCAGCAATGAGGAAGGCAATTCGAATAGTGATGCCAATGCCACATACCCGACATCGGTGGTGCATGTGGCACATTATGCAGAAGTTCAGCCGGAAACTTGGTTCTCTTACAGATTATCCCCAAATTAAAGTGGCGTTACCGAATGTAATCTACAACAGTTTATCACCAGAAGAGTTCGAGGAAGGTTGGGCTGAAgcaattaaaaaatataagCTGGAGGTATGTGTTGATGACACAAACAAGGACACAAACAAGGACACAAAGCAAAGCTCTAAGTGGCTTCAAG TTCTGTACAAGCAGAGAGATATGTGGATACCGGCGTATGTCAAACATATATTTTGGGCAGGGATGCAGACGACTTAG
- the LOC110787455 gene encoding protein FAR1-RELATED SEQUENCE 4-like isoform X2: MESRANDERAADVNCSRFTRPLVGEFAYERKCQKVYTDAKFVEVQVQCTRVCYVTPVSKKDISDVEVEHTVSDRVWIWSKFLKKEISLGGPKRTYVVLFNKETLFGKCDCKYFECHGIVCRHIIKVLDMENVVTVPASYIMDRWRKDIQRKHTLVKVAYHDPEETKEINRYDKIMNAVEPAALLGSQNEQKLDIMLEMVRAAMLRMDVSDVVTAEVADNKGGAASVLNRRGSDGPPTPRSVNKPPNSSGEKSPCLSPPILAKDPVPRGGVKAHRPREKRFIPPGENTKPAKKQVRKNKKGVAEDAPPEQPATNLPVPFKQPMDPVAINPDYTGHQGIKYGNAQNNFHPGWPNQFQVMAGYNTVNVVDPQHQVGGNNVRACVGQMSGTLIYPQHNYNNGAPMQNYQASATRVGGGVATNLFPQSQVRMSVGGIRMSQDGDGLIGSQDPCVMPLSQNMSGVQMSQISSNVGGVHMSQNLSGQGIFHMSQNQSGTQMSQNAGNIRYFTGNVGGTFEGSGNHFI; encoded by the exons ATGGAGAGTAGGGCGAATGATGAAAGAGCTGCGGATGTGAATTGTAGccgttttacaaggcctttggTTGGGGAGTTTGCGTATGAGAGAAAATGTCAGAAAGTATATACGGATGCGAAGTTTGTTGAAGTTCAGGTCCAGTGCACGCGGGTATGTTATGTGACCCCTGTTAGTAAAAAAGACATTTCTGATGTAGAGGTAGAGCATACCGTATCCGATAGAGTGTGGATATGGTCGAAGTTTTTAAAAAAGGAAATATCTTTGGGTGGCCCTAAGCGTACTTATGTGGTATTGTTCAACAAAGAAACCTTATTTGGGAAGTGTGACTGTAAATACTTTGAGTGCCACGGCATTGTTTGTAGGCATATAataaaagtgttagacatggaGAATGTGGTAACAGTTCCTGCATCATACATTATGGATCGATGGAGGAAAGATATTCAACGTAAGCACACCCTTGTGAAGGTAGCTTATCATGATCCTGAGGAAACAAAGGAAATTAATCGGTATGACAAAATTATGAATGCAGTAGAACCTGCTGCTTTACTTGGGTCACAGAATGAGCAAAAACTTGATATAATGCTTGAGATGGTTCGGGCTGCTATGTTACGGATGGATGTAAGTGACGTAGTGACAGCAGAAGTGGCCGATAATAAAGGCGGTGCAGCATCCGTCCTTAACAGAAGGGGCAGTGACGGACCACCAACGCCTAGGTCGGTTAATAAACCGCCTAATAGTTCTGGAGAAAAAAGCCCTTGTCTGTCACCACCCATTCTTGCCAAAGATCCTGTTCCGCGAGGTGGGGTAAAGGCTCATAGGCCTCGTGAGAAACGTTTTATCCCTCCTGGTGAGAATACAAAGCCAGCTAAAAAGCAAGTACGGAAAAACAAGAAAGGCGTGGCTGAAGATGCTCCTCCTGAACAACCTGCTACTAATCTTCCTGTACCTTTTAAACAACCTATGGATCCGGTAGCTATAAATCCTGATTACACCGGGCACCAAGGAATAAAGTACGGTAACGCACAGAACAACTTCCATCCCGGCTGGCCAAATCAATTT CAGGTAATGGCTGGGTATAATACGGTGAATGTAGTGGATCCGCAACATCAAGTTGGAGGAAACAATGTCCGTGCTTGTGTAGGTCAGATGAGTGGGACTCTTATATATCCGCAACACAACTACAACAATGGAGCACCCATGCAAAACTATCAG GCATCTGCTACTAGAGTAGGAGGTGGTGTTGCTACAAATTTGTTTCCACAGTCTCAAGTTCGCATGTCTGTCGGTGGGATTCGTATGTCCCAAGATGGGGATGGTTTGATAGGGTCTCAAGATCCATGTGTTATGCCCCTGTCACAAAACATGAGTGGAGTTCAAATGTCCCAAATATCTTCAAATGTAGGTGGTGTTCATATGTCACAAAACCTAAGCGGACAGGGAATTTTTCATATGTCACAAAACCAAAGTGGAACTCAAATGTCCCAAAACGCAGGCAACATTAGGTACTTCACCGGCAACGTAGGTGGAACCTTTGAAGGATCCGGAAATCATTTTATATAG
- the LOC110787455 gene encoding protein FAR1-RELATED SEQUENCE 4-like isoform X3, with translation MESRANDERAADVNCSRFTRPLVGEFAYERKCQKVYTDAKFVEVQVQCTRVCYVTPVSKKDISDVEVEHTVSDRVWIWSKFLKKEISLGGPKRTYVVLFNKETLFGKCDCKYFECHGIVCRHIIKVLDMENVVTVPASYIMDRWRKDIQRKHTLVKVAYHDPEETKEINRYDKIMNAVEPAALLGSQNEQKLDIMLEMVRAAMLRMDVSDVVTAEVADNKGGAASVLNRRGSDGPPTPRSVNKPPNSSGEKSPCLSPPILAKDPVPRGGVKAHRPREKRFIPPGENTKPAKKQVRKNKKGVAEDAPPEQPATNLPVPFKQPMDPVAINPDYTGHQGIKYGNAQNNFHPGWPNQFVMAGYNTVNVVDPQHQVGGNNVRACVGQMSGTLIYPQHNYNNGAPMQNYQASATRVGGGVATNLFPQSQVRMSVGGIRMSQDGDGLIGSQDPCVMPLSQNMSGVQMSQISSNVGGVHMSQNLSGQGIFHMSQNQSGTQMSQNAGNIRYFTGNVGGTFEGSGNHFI, from the exons ATGGAGAGTAGGGCGAATGATGAAAGAGCTGCGGATGTGAATTGTAGccgttttacaaggcctttggTTGGGGAGTTTGCGTATGAGAGAAAATGTCAGAAAGTATATACGGATGCGAAGTTTGTTGAAGTTCAGGTCCAGTGCACGCGGGTATGTTATGTGACCCCTGTTAGTAAAAAAGACATTTCTGATGTAGAGGTAGAGCATACCGTATCCGATAGAGTGTGGATATGGTCGAAGTTTTTAAAAAAGGAAATATCTTTGGGTGGCCCTAAGCGTACTTATGTGGTATTGTTCAACAAAGAAACCTTATTTGGGAAGTGTGACTGTAAATACTTTGAGTGCCACGGCATTGTTTGTAGGCATATAataaaagtgttagacatggaGAATGTGGTAACAGTTCCTGCATCATACATTATGGATCGATGGAGGAAAGATATTCAACGTAAGCACACCCTTGTGAAGGTAGCTTATCATGATCCTGAGGAAACAAAGGAAATTAATCGGTATGACAAAATTATGAATGCAGTAGAACCTGCTGCTTTACTTGGGTCACAGAATGAGCAAAAACTTGATATAATGCTTGAGATGGTTCGGGCTGCTATGTTACGGATGGATGTAAGTGACGTAGTGACAGCAGAAGTGGCCGATAATAAAGGCGGTGCAGCATCCGTCCTTAACAGAAGGGGCAGTGACGGACCACCAACGCCTAGGTCGGTTAATAAACCGCCTAATAGTTCTGGAGAAAAAAGCCCTTGTCTGTCACCACCCATTCTTGCCAAAGATCCTGTTCCGCGAGGTGGGGTAAAGGCTCATAGGCCTCGTGAGAAACGTTTTATCCCTCCTGGTGAGAATACAAAGCCAGCTAAAAAGCAAGTACGGAAAAACAAGAAAGGCGTGGCTGAAGATGCTCCTCCTGAACAACCTGCTACTAATCTTCCTGTACCTTTTAAACAACCTATGGATCCGGTAGCTATAAATCCTGATTACACCGGGCACCAAGGAATAAAGTACGGTAACGCACAGAACAACTTCCATCCCGGCTGGCCAAATCAATTT GTAATGGCTGGGTATAATACGGTGAATGTAGTGGATCCGCAACATCAAGTTGGAGGAAACAATGTCCGTGCTTGTGTAGGTCAGATGAGTGGGACTCTTATATATCCGCAACACAACTACAACAATGGAGCACCCATGCAAAACTATCAG GCATCTGCTACTAGAGTAGGAGGTGGTGTTGCTACAAATTTGTTTCCACAGTCTCAAGTTCGCATGTCTGTCGGTGGGATTCGTATGTCCCAAGATGGGGATGGTTTGATAGGGTCTCAAGATCCATGTGTTATGCCCCTGTCACAAAACATGAGTGGAGTTCAAATGTCCCAAATATCTTCAAATGTAGGTGGTGTTCATATGTCACAAAACCTAAGCGGACAGGGAATTTTTCATATGTCACAAAACCAAAGTGGAACTCAAATGTCCCAAAACGCAGGCAACATTAGGTACTTCACCGGCAACGTAGGTGGAACCTTTGAAGGATCCGGAAATCATTTTATATAG